The Apibacter raozihei DNA segment AACGAAATAATTATTTCAGCAGCCATTACGTATTTTGAAGAATCAATTAAGACCAAACCCGTAGCAATCATAATTCCGGCAAATGTCCCGATCAATCTGTTTTTTACACGCTGAAAGGTATTGACAAAGTCTGGTTTTAAAATTAATACAGCAGTCATGGTTGCCCAGTAATAATATTCAACTTTAAAAAGATAAATAAAAACAAAGCATAAAAAAACAGTTAAAAATGCGTAAACCGCCGCCGCACTGAATCGTATTTTTTTGTCTATATTTTGATGTATGTTTTTTAAAATTCTTAATATATTTTTAGGCTTCATTATATTTCTATGAAATGATAATTTACGTAAAAGAAAAATGATACACAAACATTGAAACAAACCGCCGATTAATATAAAAAAAGCTCTTTGCGTTGCTGCATGCATATCCCCGGCATAATAACCGGCTACGAAGAATGCTATCGCCCATTGTATAACTATCCACCACGCATTTTGATCTATTAAAGCAACCAAGGCACACAAACTTGCAAACATCATACTTCCTAAAATATATAAAGGAAAAAAATGTCCTGTAAGAGAACCTATCCAGGCACATATACTCATACCTATAACTGCTATGAACATAGGGGCTAAAGGGTATTTCAGAATTTTTTTGTTTGCTCCATATCCTGCTGTAACCGCACCTCCTGCTGCAATACTAGTGTATATTATAGAATCAAAATAAAGCCCAACTGCATAAATAATGATAATTCCAGGTAGAGAGTATAAAGCTATCATAAGATCCTTTTTTGTCTCTTCACTTAAAGTCAGGACTTTCTTTATTTTATTAATGAAATTTAGTATCATCTTAACATATCGAAAAATCAGTTATATTTTAATAAGAAACAAAAATACTAATAGAAGAAAATCTTTTTGCATTTTTAATCAATTAATATTTATATAAATGGTAATTTTACTTATTACATTTCTTTAAATGTTTATATGAACTTATGAATATTATTAATATACAACATTTTAATAGTACTTTCGGAGAACTAGTTATAGGATCTTTTAATAATCAATTATGTTTATGCGATTGGAGATATAGAAAAAGACGGGAATCTATTGATTTACGGATTAAAAAATTTTTGAAAGCTGAGTATAAAGAAGATAGTTCTCAAATTATAGAAGCAACTATACAACAGCTCGTAGAGTACAGTAATAAAGAAAGAACATCTTTTGAACTCCCCCTTTTATTATGTGGCACCGATTTTCAAAAGTCAGTTTGGGAAGAACTCAACAAAGTAGCATATGGTAAAACAGAAACCTACCTGGGTCTTGCTAAAAAAATGAAAAATGAAAAGGGGATACGTGCTATAGCTTCTGCTAACGGAGCAAATGCTATATCCATTAT contains these protein-coding regions:
- a CDS encoding FUSC family protein, with translation MIALYSLPGIIIIYAVGLYFDSIIYTSIAAGGAVTAGYGANKKILKYPLAPMFIAVIGMSICAWIGSLTGHFFPLYILGSMMFASLCALVALIDQNAWWIVIQWAIAFFVAGYYAGDMHAATQRAFFILIGGLFQCLCIIFLLRKLSFHRNIMKPKNILRILKNIHQNIDKKIRFSAAAVYAFLTVFLCFVFIYLFKVEYYYWATMTAVLILKPDFVNTFQRVKNRLIGTFAGIMIATGLVLIDSSKYVMAAEIIISLYLCYAMANQSYAILTTFITISAVLMFAINGTPEKLVAVNRILATAIGGISALLVMTLSLFYMKISGIINKS
- a CDS encoding methylated-DNA--[protein]-cysteine S-methyltransferase, with the translated sequence MNIINIQHFNSTFGELVIGSFNNQLCLCDWRYRKRRESIDLRIKKFLKAEYKEDSSQIIEATIQQLVEYSNKERTSFELPLLLCGTDFQKSVWEELNKVAYGKTETYLGLAKKMKNEKGIRAIASANGANAISIIIPCHRIIGSNRELIGYAGGLPIKKQLLAHESPTLQTSLF